A region of Granulicella sibirica DNA encodes the following proteins:
- a CDS encoding response regulator yields the protein MSTTPSPAKKIRILTVDDHPLILEGIANVLQKQADMEVVGEAADGHEAIEAYAKHRPDVMLIDLQMPGINGIDTIIQILEKWPNARCVVLTTYAGDVQAARALKAGAKGYLLKSMLRKDLVDTIRIVHSGKTRIPPEIASELANHFSSDALSAREIEVLRMVGEGCSNKIVADHLHIAEDTVKGHMRSILSKLNANDRTHAVMIAVKRGFLEG from the coding sequence ATGAGTACGACACCTTCTCCTGCGAAAAAAATTCGGATTCTCACGGTCGACGATCATCCCCTGATCCTTGAAGGGATCGCGAACGTACTGCAGAAGCAGGCGGACATGGAAGTTGTCGGCGAGGCCGCGGATGGGCATGAAGCGATCGAAGCGTATGCCAAGCACAGGCCAGATGTGATGCTCATCGATCTGCAGATGCCGGGAATCAACGGGATCGACACGATCATCCAGATCCTCGAGAAGTGGCCGAATGCCCGGTGTGTGGTGCTGACAACGTATGCGGGGGATGTGCAGGCGGCGCGTGCGCTCAAGGCTGGCGCGAAGGGCTATCTGCTAAAGAGCATGCTGCGCAAGGATCTGGTCGACACGATCCGGATCGTTCACTCGGGCAAGACCCGCATCCCGCCCGAGATCGCTTCGGAGCTTGCGAATCACTTCAGTTCGGATGCGCTTTCAGCGAGGGAGATCGAGGTGCTCCGCATGGTCGGCGAGGGGTGCTCGAACAAGATCGTCGCCGATCATCTGCACATCGCGGAGGATACGGTAAAGGGACACATGCGCAGCATCCTCTCGAAGCTGAACGCGAACGATCGTACGCACGCCGTGATGATCGCGGTGAAGCGCGGCTTTCTTGAGGGATGA